CACGGGTGCTGCAGAGATCCTGCCGCTGGGTCTAAGCGGGAATGGGGAGGAATAGGAGCATGAAGGAACAGGTTAAAGAAGTCGTGCATACTTTTGACAAACGATTGACCGGACAATTACAACGACTGTCCAGCTTGGCCGATGTTACCATAAACACGATCGTAGAAACCGCTTGGGGTGTTTTGTTGCAAAGATACAACCGGAATACCGATGTTGTATTTGGCAAAGTGGTATCCGGAAGGAATGCAGATATACAGGGGGGAGCGCAGGCTGTCGGACTGTTTATCAATACCATACCGATTCGGGTAAAATCTGAAGAAAACACAACTGTGGAAGAGCTGCTCGGGCAGATCCAGCAGCAGGCGGTTGCAGGCATGGAATATGACTTTTGCCCCCTGGCGGAAGTACAGAGCAGAAGCACACTGGGCAACCAGTTGATCCGGACGTTGTTTGTGTTCGAAAATTACTATGTAGACGAATCGTTTACCCTTGGGAATTCTAAGTTGAAGGTAGAAATAGAGAGTGCTCGAGAGCAGACCAACTACGAGATTTCGCTCAGTGCATTCATTAACGAAGTTCTGACACTTAAGATGATGTATGACCCGGGAAAATATGGGGCGGAGGAAATCCGTACACTGCTGGGCAGAATGGAACAACTGCTGCAACAAATTACCGCAAATCCGAAGCAAAAGGTCAGCGAACTGAGCGTGGTGGACGAGGAAGAACGGAAATTGCTCCTTGAGACCTTCAATAATACGGCAACGGAATATCCAAGGGACAAAACCGTAGTCGAGTTGTTTGAAGAACAGGTTGAACAGACACCGGACAATATCGCGGTCGTATTTGAAGCTGCGCAATTGACGTATGCGCAGCTGAATGAAAAAGCGAATCAACTGGCCTATAAACTGAGGGAGCTTGGGGTCCGGCCGGATGACAAGGTTGCGATCCTGGCCACAAAAAGTATAGAGATGATCATCGCTATCTACGGGGTGATCAAGGCAGGAGGCGCCTACGTGCCGGTCGATTCCGGCTATCCGGAGAACCGTATCCGGTATATGCTGGAGGACTGCCAGCCGAAAGCTATCCTGCTGGGAAGGGCGGAGCTGCCGGTCCAAGGGGATATTCCGGTCATAGACCTGTTGGACAAGAGGGTATATACAGGCAAGGTTACCAACCCGGCGCATGTAAATACGCCCAAGGATCTGATGTATATCATTTATACCTCAGGGACAACCGGACAGCCCAAAGGTGTCATGATTGAGCACGAGGGTGTAGTTAACTTTAGGGAATATTTTATGAAAAACCATGCAGTTACGGCAGCGGATGTCGTCCTACAGTTTGCAGGTATTTCTTTCGATGCGACCGTATATGAAATGACAATGAGCCTATTGGTTGGGGCACAGCTATGTTTATGTCCGGAAGATGTTCAAAAAGATGTGAGGCTATTTGAGCACTATATTAACAATCACAATGTCACCATTGCCATTTTGCCGCCGCAGGTTCTGGCGCAGGTGGATATCCGGCACTTTAGAGCCATTATTACGGGAGGCTCGGAAACCAACCGGGAGCTGGTATGCGCAAACAACAAGCATATGAAATACTCCAATGATTACGGGCCTACCGAAGTAACGGTATGTGCAACACACTGGGAAAGTGCTCCCGGGGAGCACGTACCGGAGCGGATACCGATTGGAAAACCGATCGAAAACAAACAAATTTATATCATGAACGGCAATAACTTATGCGGCATTGGGATGCCTGGAGAATTATGCATAGCAGGTGTGGGCTTGTCCAGAGGATACCTGAACCGGCCAGAACTGACGGCGGAGAAATTCGTGGACAATCCGTTTGAACTTAGCCAGCGGATGTACCGCACGGGTGACTTGGCAAGATGGCTGCCGGACGGAAATATCGAGTACATGGGGAGAATCGACGAACAAGTAAAGATCCGTGGTTTCCGGGTTGAACTGGGTGAAATCGCAAGTGTGCTGCGCAGACAGCCTGGGGTCAAAGAGGTGGCCGTAGCGGTCAAGGAGAAGAACGGGGACAACAGCATTTGTGCCTATGTTGTAACCGATCAGGAATTACGAATGGGTGATATTAAGGACAGTCTTAGAAAAGACCTGCCGGAATATATGGTGCCTGCATACCTTCTGCAAATCGGAAGTATCCCGTTAAATCGAAACGGGAAGCTGGATAAACAGGCCTTGCCGGAGCCGGACGCACCAAGAGGACAGGAATATATTGCGCCGCGGAACAGGACCGAAGAAACGGTTGCCTGTGCTTTTGCAGAAGTCTTAGGGGTTACTCCGGTGGGGATAGAAGACAACTTCTTCGAAATGGGCGGGCATTCGCTGCGCGCCACCCGGGTGGTCAACCAGATTGAAGTACAGACCGGCATACGTTTGCCGCTGAAGGCCATTTTTGCCGCTCCTACGGTCCGGCTTCTCGCCCAAGAGGTCGAACAAGCCCAGGCAAAAGTATACCTTCCGATTCCGCAGGCGGAAGAACAAGAAGTGTATCCGATGTCGTCGGCACAAAAGAGGGTATACCTGATTCACCAGCTGGATGATGTAGGTATCGCGTACAATGTCCCGGCAGTAATCGGATTTCAAGGCACTTTAGATCTCGGCCGGATGAAGTACGCACTGGAGCAATTGACCCTCCGCCATGAAACTCTGCGCACCAGTTTCCATATGCAGGATGGGGAACCCGTACAGAAGATAGCACGCGAAGTTCAACTCGAATGGGAGTATGAAGAACGGATTATTGTAAAAGAAGAAAACCTGCTGCATGACTTTGTCCAGCCGTTTGATCTGGGGAAGGCGCCGCTGATGCGGATGAAAGCAGTGAAAACAGGCAAGGACACAACGGTCCTCTTGCTGGATATTCACCACATCATCGCCGATGGGATGTCGATGGATATTTTAATAAACGAATTGTCCAGTCTGTACAATGGAGAGCAATTCGAAGCGCTGAGTGTGCAATACAAGGATTACAGCGAATGGATGCGAACAAGAGACCTGTCGGAACAGAAAAGCTATTGGCAGGGGGTATTTAGAGAACCGGCGCCGGTGCTGGATCTGCAGCTGGATTATTTACGGCCGCAGACGCAAAGCTTTAAAGGCCACAGCATCAACGGCATGTTGACGGGGAAACAGAAGAAAGCGGTAGACGAGCTGTGCAGGAAGACGGGGACGACCGCGTATATGATCTTGCTGTCCGCAATGATGGTGTTGCTTGGCAAATACAGCCGGCAGGAGGATATTGTGATCGGCAGTCCCATCTCGGGCAGAACGCATAAAGATACCGAGCAGATGATGGGCATGTTTGTCAATACACTGGCCATGCGGGGGTACCCGGAAGGGGAGAAAACGGTTCTGGATTTCCTGAAGGAAGTCAGGGAAAGTGCCCTGAAAGCCTACGAGAATCAGGAATATCCGTTTGAGGAACTGGTAGAGGCGGTAGAGGTAAAGCGGGATGTATCCAGAAATCCGCTTTTTGATGTGATGTTTGTGCTGCAAAACAACGAACAGGCAAACCTGGAAATGAACGGTTTAACCCGGACAGTCGTAGACAGTGAACATATCATTGCAGAACATACCGTCGCCAAATTCGATCTCACTGTAAACGTAGGTGAAATGGAAGACGGCTATGCCATGAACTGGGAATACTGTACCGATCTGTTCGAGCCGGAAAGTGTACAACGGATGATGAAACACTTCAGCCATCTGGTGGACGAACTGACGGCAAATCCCGGACGGAAGATCAGCGAACTGAGCGTGGTGGACGAAGAAGAAAAGAGACTGATTCTTGAGACCTTCAATGACACGGGGGCGGAATATCCAAGGGGGAAAACGGTAGTCGAGTTGTTTGAAGAACAGGTTGAGCAGACACCGGACCATATCGCGGTCGTCTTTGAAGACGAACAAATGAGCTATGCGCAGCTGAATGAAAAAGCAAACCAGTTGGCCTACAAACTGCGGGAGCTTGGCATCCGGCCGGATGACAGGGTTGCGATCCTGGCCCAAAGAAGCCTGGAGATGATTATCGGCATATATGGGATTCTGAAGGCAGGGGGTGCCTACGTGCCGGTCGATCCCGGCTATCCGGAGAACCGTATCCGGTATATGCTGGAGGACTGCCAGCCCAAATCCATCCTGCTGGGAGGGGCGGAGCTGCCGGTCAAAGGAGATATTCCGGTCATAGACCTGTTGGACAAGGAGGTCTATACAGGCGAGGCTGCCAACCCGGTGCATGTAAATACGCCGAAGGATCTGATGTATATCATCTATACCTCAGGAACAACCGGCAAACCCAAAGGCGTCATGATCGAACATCGAAACGTGGTTAATTTTATTGCAGGGATGTCGGAACGTATTTCTTTCGTTCCGGGTCAAACGGTGTTGTCTATGACCACCATATCTTTCGATATTTTTGTGTTGGAAACATTATTACCGCTTGCAAAGGGTATGGAAGTGATTCTCGTGACTGAGGATCAAAATTCAAACCCGGACAAATTAGCTGCACTGCTGGATGACACGTCCATTGATTTGATTCAGTTGACCCCTTCCAGGTTGCAAATGCTGCTAAGCTCGCCTAGTATGAGCAAACATTTCGCAAAGGTGAAAGACTTACTGGTAGGGGGAGAGGCGCTATCGCAATCATTGCTTGATCGGCTTAAGGCGGTTACGTCAGCACGGATATATAACATGTACGGGCCGACCGAAACAACAGTATGGTCGCTGGTTGACCATCTGGACGCCTGCGATTCACTCACGATCGGGAAGCCTATTGCGAATACGAGCGTTTACGTGACAGATGCGGACAACCGGATGCTTGGTATCGGGATGCCTGGCGAATTATGTATAGCAGGTATAGGGTTGTCCAGAGGATACCTGAACCGGCCAGAACTGACGGCGGAGAAGTTCGTAGACAATCCGTTTGAACCTGGCCAGCGGATGTACCGCACCGGTGACTTGGCAAGATGGCTGCCGGACGGGAATATCGAGTACATGGGGAGAATCGACGAACAAGTAAAGATCCGCGGTTTCCGGGTTGAACTGGGTGAAATCGCAAGTGTGCTGCGCAGACAGCCTGGGGTCAAGGAGGTGGCCGTGGCGGTCAAGGAGAAGAACGGGGACACCAGTATTTGTGCCTATATCGTATCCGATCGAGACATACGGACAGGCGATCTCAAAGACTGCCTCAGAAAAGACCTGCCGGACTATATGGTGCCTGCATACCTTCTGCAAATCGGAAGCATCCCGGTCAACCGGAACGGGAAGCTGGACAAACAGGCCCTGCCGGAGCCGGACGCACCAAGAGCACAGGAATATATTGCGCCGCGGAACAGGACCGAAGAAACGGTTGCCTGTGCTTTTGCAGAAGTCTTAGGGGTTACTCCGGTGGGGATAGAAGACAACTTCTTCGAAATGGGCGGGCATTCGCTGCGCGCCACCCGGGTGGTCAACCAGATTGAAGTACAGACCGGCATACGTTTGCCGCTGAAGGCCATTTTTGCCGCTCCTACGGTCCGGCTTCTCGCCCAAGAAGTCGAACAAGCCCAGGCGAAAGTATACCTTCCGATTCCGCAGGCGGAAGAACAAGAAGTATATCTGATGTCGTCGGCACAAAAGAGGGTATATCTGATTCACCAGATGGATGATGTAGGCATCGCATACAATATGCCGGCAGTAATCGGATTTCACGGCACTTTAGATCTCGGCCGGATGAAGTACGCACTGGAGCAATTGGCCCTACGCCATGAAATTCTGCGCACCAGTTTCCATATGCAGGATGGGGAACCCGTACAGAAGATAGCACGCGAAGTTCAACTCGAATGGGAGTATGAAGAACGGATTATAGCAAAAGAAGAAAACCTGCTGCATGACTTTGTCCAGCCGTTTGACCTGGGCAAGGCGCCGCTGATGCGGATGAAAGCAGTGAAAACAGGCAAGGACACAACGGTCCTCTTGCTGGATATTCACCACATCATCGCCGATGGGATGTCGATGGATATTTTAATAAACGAATTGTCCAGTCTGTACAATGGAGAGCAATTCGAAGCGCTGAGTGTGCAATACAAGGATTACAGCGAATGGATGCGAACAAGAGACCTGTCGGAACAGAAAAGCTATTGGCAGGGGGTATTTAGAGAACCGGCGCCGGTGCTGGATCTGCAGCTGGATTATTTACGGCCGCAGACGCAAAGCTTTAAAGGCCACAGCATCAACGGCATGTTGACAGCAACCCAGAAGAAAGCCGTGGACGAGCTGTGCGGGAAGACAGGGGCAACTGCCTATATGGTATTGCTGTCCGCAATGATGGTGTTGCTTGGCAAATACAGCCGTCAGGAGGATATTGTGATCGGCAGTCCCATCTCGGGCAGAACGCATAAAGATACCGAGCAGATGATGGGCATGTTTGTCAATACACTGGCCATGCGGGGGTACCCGGAAGGGGAGAAAACGGTTCTGGATTTCCTGAAGGAAGTCAGGGAAAGTGCCCTGAAAGCCTACGAGAATCAGGAATATCCGTTTGAGGAACTGGTAGAGGCGGTAGAGGTAAAGCGGGATGTATCCAGAAATCCGCTTTTTGATGTAATGTTTGTGCTGCAAAACAACGAACAGGCAAACCTGGAAA
The sequence above is a segment of the Paenibacillus sp. FSL R7-0204 genome. Coding sequences within it:
- a CDS encoding non-ribosomal peptide synthetase — translated: MKEQVKEVVHTFDKRLTGQLQRLSSLADVTINTIVETAWGVLLQRYNRNTDVVFGKVVSGRNADIQGGAQAVGLFINTIPIRVKSEENTTVEELLGQIQQQAVAGMEYDFCPLAEVQSRSTLGNQLIRTLFVFENYYVDESFTLGNSKLKVEIESAREQTNYEISLSAFINEVLTLKMMYDPGKYGAEEIRTLLGRMEQLLQQITANPKQKVSELSVVDEEERKLLLETFNNTATEYPRDKTVVELFEEQVEQTPDNIAVVFEAAQLTYAQLNEKANQLAYKLRELGVRPDDKVAILATKSIEMIIAIYGVIKAGGAYVPVDSGYPENRIRYMLEDCQPKAILLGRAELPVQGDIPVIDLLDKRVYTGKVTNPAHVNTPKDLMYIIYTSGTTGQPKGVMIEHEGVVNFREYFMKNHAVTAADVVLQFAGISFDATVYEMTMSLLVGAQLCLCPEDVQKDVRLFEHYINNHNVTIAILPPQVLAQVDIRHFRAIITGGSETNRELVCANNKHMKYSNDYGPTEVTVCATHWESAPGEHVPERIPIGKPIENKQIYIMNGNNLCGIGMPGELCIAGVGLSRGYLNRPELTAEKFVDNPFELSQRMYRTGDLARWLPDGNIEYMGRIDEQVKIRGFRVELGEIASVLRRQPGVKEVAVAVKEKNGDNSICAYVVTDQELRMGDIKDSLRKDLPEYMVPAYLLQIGSIPLNRNGKLDKQALPEPDAPRGQEYIAPRNRTEETVACAFAEVLGVTPVGIEDNFFEMGGHSLRATRVVNQIEVQTGIRLPLKAIFAAPTVRLLAQEVEQAQAKVYLPIPQAEEQEVYPMSSAQKRVYLIHQLDDVGIAYNVPAVIGFQGTLDLGRMKYALEQLTLRHETLRTSFHMQDGEPVQKIAREVQLEWEYEERIIVKEENLLHDFVQPFDLGKAPLMRMKAVKTGKDTTVLLLDIHHIIADGMSMDILINELSSLYNGEQFEALSVQYKDYSEWMRTRDLSEQKSYWQGVFREPAPVLDLQLDYLRPQTQSFKGHSINGMLTGKQKKAVDELCRKTGTTAYMILLSAMMVLLGKYSRQEDIVIGSPISGRTHKDTEQMMGMFVNTLAMRGYPEGEKTVLDFLKEVRESALKAYENQEYPFEELVEAVEVKRDVSRNPLFDVMFVLQNNEQANLEMNGLTRTVVDSEHIIAEHTVAKFDLTVNVGEMEDGYAMNWEYCTDLFEPESVQRMMKHFSHLVDELTANPGRKISELSVVDEEEKRLILETFNDTGAEYPRGKTVVELFEEQVEQTPDHIAVVFEDEQMSYAQLNEKANQLAYKLRELGIRPDDRVAILAQRSLEMIIGIYGILKAGGAYVPVDPGYPENRIRYMLEDCQPKSILLGGAELPVKGDIPVIDLLDKEVYTGEAANPVHVNTPKDLMYIIYTSGTTGKPKGVMIEHRNVVNFIAGMSERISFVPGQTVLSMTTISFDIFVLETLLPLAKGMEVILVTEDQNSNPDKLAALLDDTSIDLIQLTPSRLQMLLSSPSMSKHFAKVKDLLVGGEALSQSLLDRLKAVTSARIYNMYGPTETTVWSLVDHLDACDSLTIGKPIANTSVYVTDADNRMLGIGMPGELCIAGIGLSRGYLNRPELTAEKFVDNPFEPGQRMYRTGDLARWLPDGNIEYMGRIDEQVKIRGFRVELGEIASVLRRQPGVKEVAVAVKEKNGDTSICAYIVSDRDIRTGDLKDCLRKDLPDYMVPAYLLQIGSIPVNRNGKLDKQALPEPDAPRAQEYIAPRNRTEETVACAFAEVLGVTPVGIEDNFFEMGGHSLRATRVVNQIEVQTGIRLPLKAIFAAPTVRLLAQEVEQAQAKVYLPIPQAEEQEVYLMSSAQKRVYLIHQMDDVGIAYNMPAVIGFHGTLDLGRMKYALEQLALRHEILRTSFHMQDGEPVQKIAREVQLEWEYEERIIAKEENLLHDFVQPFDLGKAPLMRMKAVKTGKDTTVLLLDIHHIIADGMSMDILINELSSLYNGEQFEALSVQYKDYSEWMRTRDLSEQKSYWQGVFREPAPVLDLQLDYLRPQTQSFKGHSINGMLTATQKKAVDELCGKTGATAYMVLLSAMMVLLGKYSRQEDIVIGSPISGRTHKDTEQMMGMFVNTLAMRGYPEGEKTVLDFLKEVRESALKAYENQEYPFEELVEAVEVKRDVSRNPLFDVMFVLQNNEQANLEMNGLTRTVVDSEHIIAEHTVAKFDLTVNVGEMEDGYAMNWEYCTDLFEPESVQRMMKHFSHLVDELTANPGRKLCELSVVDEEEKRLILETFNDTAAEYPRGKTVVELFEEQVEQTPDHIAVVFEDEQMSYAQLNEKANQLAYKLRELGIRPDDRVAILAQRSLEMIIGIYGILKAGGAYVPVDPGYPENRIRYMLEDCQPKSILLGGAELPVKGDIPVIDLLDKEVYTGEAANPVHVNTPKDLMYIIYTSGTTGQPKGVMIEQRNVVRLLFNDRSLFDFGQDDVWTLFHSFCFDFSVWEMYGALLFGGRLVIIPSLTARNPVEFLQLIERERVTILNQTPTAFYHLAQEALQQEKRNLRIRKVIFGGEALIPLKLQAFRTAHPEVQLINMYGITETTVHVTYKELTVMDLEGSRSNIGKPIPTLQAYVLNAQGKIAPIGVPGELYVGGEGVARGYLNRPELTVEKFVPNPYKSGERMYRTGDFARWMKDGNIEYLGRIDQQVKIRGFRVELGEIENTLREIAYIKDAAVIARTDSSGDKAIYAYITSDETLDIRHIRSRLMKRLTHYMVPAYMLQVDSIPVTANGKVDTRRLSMIEIVKNPDNTTYMEPVNDKEAAICGAYRDILNLDKVSTNDTFFELGGDSIKAIRVVSRLKEYGYNARVREILNNTSISELAGYIEEIDGSVCEQKEFKGELVTSLKFEDKIDLPVVLQEEVKVYLHRSLPLCIILAYDNYKGWYYSNYTQIFSQDDEHGHTELNYIEPRDSYADVSEVICLGYHMFRENEDFVDFVKNKLRHGYYLIANVDEMELKNKNAYQRDHFIHASIIYGYDDQKKSLQGIGFDDSGIFSYLEFAYDEMQRAFTSGKKHYKTSAPWCEWSAVQLVKPKTPDKKFVFNHRKFLMDLHDYVHSVEDPYRLYTFGYSEDKTEFGISTYDVVIKRLKEKEQTGRSTIDYRAIHLIYEHKQGLYNRIRYLDDIFGFSTEVKKENQKLHELVEDINMVRIKWLSVEYNSESDMAKVNTVIKELIGDITSLKIKEIPIMMKLYELLKTQLDKCDESRAFMKMG